The following is a genomic window from Staphylococcus capitis subsp. capitis.
AATGCTACGCTGACAATTTTCACATTTAATTCTTATATCAGCACCCATTCTTATAATTTTAAAGCGATTTGTTCCACATGCATGTTGTTTTTTCATTTCTACTATATCATTTATTCCGTAATTTGACGTCATAAAATGACCTCCAATGATAATTAGCTTTTACTTTGCTCTTCACTGTACTGAGTGAAGAGAGGTTGTGGCATGCGTATGCCTTCTTGAATAAACATTTTTTGTGCTTCTTTTCTAATAATACGTGCACCTGAGGCACCTTCGCCAGGAATTGTCTCGGCAGAAATACGAATCGTTGCTTTATTATTCTCTAATGCATCAATACCTTCAACCACTGGATCACTAACAAATAAATAATACTTACTACGTAATGAAGTAAATAATTTATTTAATTTCTTCTCAACTTGGTCTAAATTCTCATCAACTGAGACTGGAAGTTCCACAATAGATGTGCCGTTAGTAATTGAGAAATTAGTTATCTCTCCCATGCTACCATTTGGCAAAATCGTCAATTCACCAGAAATAGTGTTGATACGCGTAGATCTCAAACCAATAGACTTAACTGTACCTTC
Proteins encoded in this region:
- a CDS encoding DUF951 domain-containing protein; protein product: MTSNYGINDIVEMKKQHACGTNRFKIIRMGADIRIKCENCQRSIMIPRQTFNKKLKKVLESHQDEES